One Pullulanibacillus sp. KACC 23026 DNA segment encodes these proteins:
- the leuS gene encoding leucine--tRNA ligase — protein sequence MSFNHREIEKKWQHYWESNKTFKTDSVSDKEKYYALDMFPYPSGAGLHVGHPEGYTATDILARLKRMQGYEVLHTMGWDAFGLPAEQYALDTGNDPAEFTAKNIATFKRQIQELGFSYDWDRELNTTDPNYYKWTQWIFLQLYKKGLAYIDEVPVNWCPALGTVLANEEVIDGKSERGGHPVIRKPMRQWMLKITAYADRLIEDLEEVDWPESIKEMQRNWIGRSEGAEVNFEIDGHEDAFITVFTTRPDTLYGATYAVLAPEHKLVDQITTAEQRQAVEEYRTQVASKSDLERTELSKEKTGVFTGAYAVNPVNGEKLPIWIADYVLITYGSGAIMAVPAHDERDFEFAQKFGLKIVPVVEGGDVTKEAFTGDGPHINSGFLNDLNKAEAIAKIIDWLEEKGIGTRKVTYRLRDWLFSRQRYWGEPIPIIHMEDGEMVPVPEEELPLMLPKTSEIRPSGTGESPLANIKDWVEVVDPETGKKGRRETNTMPQWAGSCWYYLRFIDPHNDQAIGDPELLKKWLPVDVYIGGAEHAVLHLLYARFWHKVLYDLGIVPTKEPFQKLFNQGMILGSNNEKMSKSKGNVVNPDEIVRTHGADTLRVYEMFMGPLDASIAWSEEGLDGSRRFLDRIWRLFVTQDHRLSEKVQDNASLEGLERVYHQTVKKVTEDYENLHFNTGISQLMVFINESYKQDVIPKVYVEGFVKLLAPIAPHLAEELWEVLGNEAPVSLNSWPTYDESKLTESQVEIVLQINGKVRNKATVPTDMNKEELEKLAFNDDIIKEQTAGKHIVKVIVVPGKLVNIVAK from the coding sequence ACAATGGGCTGGGATGCGTTTGGTTTGCCAGCAGAGCAATATGCATTAGATACCGGTAACGACCCAGCAGAATTCACCGCGAAAAATATCGCCACCTTTAAACGTCAAATTCAAGAGCTCGGTTTCTCTTATGATTGGGATCGTGAACTTAATACAACTGATCCAAATTATTATAAATGGACACAGTGGATCTTCTTGCAATTGTATAAAAAAGGGCTCGCCTATATCGATGAGGTGCCTGTCAACTGGTGTCCGGCTCTCGGAACCGTTTTAGCTAATGAAGAAGTGATTGATGGAAAAAGTGAGCGCGGCGGACATCCGGTAATCCGTAAACCAATGCGTCAGTGGATGCTGAAAATTACTGCCTATGCGGACCGCTTGATTGAAGATTTAGAAGAAGTCGATTGGCCGGAAAGCATCAAGGAAATGCAGCGGAATTGGATCGGCCGCTCTGAAGGGGCAGAGGTTAACTTTGAAATTGACGGTCATGAAGATGCCTTCATCACAGTGTTTACGACGCGCCCTGATACGCTTTATGGAGCTACCTATGCTGTACTAGCCCCTGAACATAAATTAGTGGATCAAATCACGACAGCGGAACAGCGTCAGGCTGTTGAAGAATATCGAACTCAGGTAGCGAGCAAGAGCGATTTAGAGCGGACAGAGCTTTCAAAAGAAAAGACAGGTGTTTTTACAGGAGCTTATGCGGTTAACCCTGTTAACGGTGAAAAATTGCCGATCTGGATCGCGGATTACGTCCTTATCACATACGGATCAGGGGCGATCATGGCGGTACCGGCTCATGATGAACGTGACTTTGAATTTGCTCAAAAATTCGGCTTGAAAATTGTACCGGTTGTGGAAGGCGGAGATGTCACGAAAGAAGCCTTCACTGGAGACGGTCCACATATTAATTCAGGCTTCCTTAATGACTTAAATAAGGCTGAGGCAATTGCAAAAATTATCGATTGGTTAGAAGAAAAGGGCATTGGAACTCGTAAAGTGACTTACCGTTTGCGTGATTGGCTCTTCAGCCGCCAGCGTTATTGGGGTGAGCCGATTCCAATTATCCATATGGAAGATGGCGAGATGGTACCTGTTCCTGAGGAAGAGCTCCCGTTAATGTTGCCAAAAACAAGTGAAATTCGTCCGTCTGGTACCGGTGAATCACCACTTGCGAACATTAAAGACTGGGTGGAAGTAGTCGATCCTGAAACAGGGAAGAAAGGGCGCCGCGAAACCAACACCATGCCTCAATGGGCGGGAAGCTGCTGGTACTATTTGCGCTTTATTGATCCACATAACGATCAGGCAATTGGTGACCCTGAACTTCTTAAAAAATGGCTTCCTGTTGATGTGTATATTGGCGGTGCTGAGCATGCCGTTCTTCACCTTTTATACGCGCGTTTCTGGCATAAAGTTTTATATGATCTAGGAATCGTACCAACGAAGGAACCGTTCCAAAAGTTGTTCAACCAAGGAATGATCTTGGGCTCTAACAATGAGAAAATGAGTAAATCAAAAGGAAACGTTGTGAATCCGGATGAGATTGTTCGAACTCATGGTGCTGACACGTTAAGAGTGTATGAAATGTTCATGGGTCCTCTTGATGCCTCAATCGCTTGGTCCGAGGAAGGTTTGGATGGTTCACGCCGCTTCTTAGACCGTATATGGCGCTTGTTTGTAACTCAAGATCATCGCTTATCTGAGAAAGTTCAAGATAACGCATCACTTGAAGGACTCGAGCGTGTTTATCATCAAACGGTGAAAAAGGTCACAGAGGATTACGAAAATCTTCATTTTAATACAGGGATTTCCCAATTAATGGTGTTTATTAATGAGTCATACAAACAAGACGTAATTCCAAAGGTCTATGTGGAAGGCTTTGTGAAGCTTCTAGCGCCAATCGCTCCGCATCTTGCGGAAGAATTATGGGAGGTCCTTGGAAATGAAGCGCCAGTCAGCTTGAACAGCTGGCCAACCTACGATGAAAGCAAATTAACCGAATCCCAGGTTGAAATCGTGCTCCAAATCAACGGAAAAGTCCGCAACAAGGCAACCGTTCCAACCGACATGAACAAAGAAGAACTCGAAAAACTAGCCTTCAACGATGACATCATTAAAGAACAAACCGCAGGAAAGCACATCGTAAAAGTCATCGTCGTCCCAGGAAAACTAGTCAACATAGTCGCCAAATAA
- a CDS encoding rhodanese-like domain-containing protein — protein MTEVKTITPQELEGRLESRDQTLQVVDVREDEEVEAGMIPEAIHIRLSEIPERMDELDRSQPLVMVCRSGGRSQRAAEYLASQGFDVYNMVGGMMNWTGEVRS, from the coding sequence ATGACAGAAGTTAAAACGATTACGCCTCAAGAGCTTGAAGGGCGTTTAGAGTCCAGGGATCAGACGCTTCAAGTGGTTGATGTGCGTGAGGATGAAGAGGTTGAGGCGGGCATGATTCCGGAAGCGATTCATATTCGTTTATCAGAAATTCCGGAGAGAATGGACGAGCTTGATCGAAGCCAACCTCTTGTTATGGTTTGCCGTTCTGGCGGTCGCAGTCAAAGAGCAGCGGAGTATCTTGCCTCTCAAGGATTTGATGTTTACAATATGGTTGGCGGTATGATGAACTGGACAGGCGAAGTTAGAAGTTAA
- a CDS encoding polysaccharide biosynthesis protein, which produces MSGSRMIRGTLILSAATFFTKFLGMLFVIPLYPIVGPDGGTLYGLAYTPYSIILSISTVGIPLAVSKFVAKYNALGDYYTGRRLFKSGLLLMTLTGIIGFLVMYGFAPVFALGAPKELVQPLTTVMRVTSFALILVPAMSLIRGYFQGFQSMGPTAVSQTVEQIVRVVFGLAGAYVIMATVKGTYHAKVSIAVSFVTFGAFMGALAGLIVLIRYWISRKSYIDKMVEESTTVQNIRLSSIYKEIIGYALPFVAVGLANQLYFLIDQGTVRHFLSLYFEMTKGQISDIISNLFTYDQKIILIPVSLATALGLSVVPSITESYAEGRQQDMQVKITQAFQFTIFITIPAAVGLSVLGYMVYGLLYGFENGLSAVISGGDLLQWYAPTAIFFAGFSVTAAILQGINHQKVTILSLCVGVLIKLILNPILLRLGVNGAILATDMGYLASILINLYAIGYSTRYRFTFIAKRLLLVCIFTLIMTVAVLIALSITGGFVPHTRLNALIRSIMGVVVGGGIYFLLSLKSGLLKQVLGSRFRRLERFM; this is translated from the coding sequence ATGTCCGGTTCCCGTATGATTCGTGGAACGCTGATTCTGTCAGCGGCCACTTTTTTTACTAAATTTCTAGGGATGTTATTTGTCATTCCATTATATCCAATCGTCGGTCCTGATGGGGGAACTTTGTATGGGCTTGCTTATACACCGTATTCCATTATTTTAAGTATTTCGACGGTGGGGATTCCATTAGCGGTCTCAAAGTTTGTGGCGAAATACAATGCGTTAGGGGATTATTACACAGGGAGAAGGTTATTCAAATCAGGTCTTCTGTTAATGACCTTAACGGGTATCATTGGGTTTCTCGTCATGTATGGGTTTGCTCCGGTTTTTGCTTTAGGCGCACCTAAAGAATTGGTCCAGCCGCTAACAACGGTTATGCGGGTCACAAGCTTCGCGTTAATCCTTGTCCCGGCTATGAGCTTAATTCGCGGTTATTTCCAAGGCTTTCAATCTATGGGACCAACTGCTGTCTCCCAGACAGTCGAACAAATTGTCCGTGTAGTCTTTGGACTCGCGGGTGCTTATGTGATCATGGCGACGGTAAAAGGAACTTATCATGCAAAGGTATCCATTGCAGTCAGCTTTGTGACATTTGGAGCCTTTATGGGCGCTCTGGCAGGCCTTATTGTTTTAATACGTTACTGGATTTCCCGCAAATCTTATATTGATAAAATGGTAGAAGAGAGTACAACGGTTCAAAACATTCGGCTATCCTCGATTTATAAGGAGATTATCGGGTATGCCCTGCCGTTTGTGGCAGTTGGATTAGCCAACCAGTTATATTTTCTAATAGACCAAGGAACCGTTCGCCATTTTCTTTCACTCTACTTTGAAATGACAAAGGGTCAAATATCAGATATCATATCTAATCTTTTTACATATGATCAAAAAATTATTCTGATCCCTGTTTCCCTTGCTACCGCACTTGGGCTAAGTGTGGTGCCTTCTATTACCGAATCCTATGCTGAGGGACGTCAGCAGGATATGCAAGTCAAAATCACACAGGCCTTTCAATTTACAATCTTTATCACGATCCCTGCGGCCGTTGGTCTTTCCGTTCTTGGTTACATGGTTTACGGTCTTTTATATGGGTTTGAAAATGGACTGTCTGCCGTTATATCAGGTGGCGATCTCTTGCAATGGTATGCGCCAACCGCCATATTTTTTGCCGGATTTTCTGTGACTGCGGCTATACTCCAAGGAATTAATCACCAAAAAGTGACTATTTTAAGCTTATGTGTGGGTGTGCTCATCAAGCTCATCTTGAACCCCATACTTTTGAGATTGGGTGTAAATGGGGCTATTCTTGCAACAGATATGGGTTATCTAGCCTCTATTCTGATTAATTTATATGCTATAGGTTACTCAACAAGGTATCGCTTTACATTTATTGCGAAGCGGCTATTGCTCGTTTGTATTTTTACATTAATTATGACAGTCGCTGTGCTGATCGCCTTGTCGATCACTGGAGGTTTTGTCCCTCATACTCGCCTAAACGCTCTGATTAGGTCGATAATGGGAGTCGTGGTCGGCGGAGGGATTTATTTTCTCCTCTCCCTTAAATCAGGATTGTTAAAACAAGTTCTAGGATCCAGGTTCCGGCGCCTAGAGCGATTTATGTAG
- a CDS encoding pseudouridine synthase: protein MRLDKWLSHCGGGTRRDVKLLLKAGRVKVNDKVEKQSARQVHPEKDSVTLDGVPMLYQEFVYFMLNKPSGVITATEDSHQKTVLDLFDQQDLHKDLFPVGRLDKDTEGLLLITNDGALGHLLLSPKHHVKKTYEAIINASIQSDMIEQFAAGIELVGDGRTKPASLRVLKNEEKPLVEIVITEGKFHQIKRMFHAVGREVVYLKRTKMGPLSLDPSLALGEYRRLTETEREQLLQIKKD from the coding sequence ATGCGCTTAGATAAGTGGCTCTCTCATTGCGGAGGCGGAACAAGAAGAGATGTCAAGCTCTTGTTAAAAGCAGGACGTGTCAAAGTGAATGACAAAGTGGAAAAACAGTCAGCGCGGCAAGTTCATCCAGAGAAAGATAGCGTCACTTTAGACGGTGTTCCAATGCTCTATCAGGAATTTGTCTATTTTATGCTTAATAAACCTTCTGGAGTGATAACCGCGACTGAAGATTCTCACCAGAAGACGGTGCTGGATCTTTTTGATCAACAGGACTTGCACAAAGATCTCTTTCCGGTTGGCCGTTTAGATAAGGATACAGAAGGACTGCTCCTGATCACGAACGACGGAGCTTTGGGCCATCTTCTGCTTTCACCTAAGCATCATGTTAAGAAAACGTATGAGGCCATTATTAATGCTTCGATTCAATCGGACATGATTGAACAATTTGCTGCTGGAATTGAACTTGTTGGCGATGGGCGAACCAAGCCTGCCTCTTTAAGAGTCCTTAAAAATGAAGAGAAACCACTTGTTGAAATCGTGATTACGGAAGGTAAATTTCATCAGATAAAGCGAATGTTTCATGCGGTTGGCCGAGAAGTTGTATATTTGAAGAGAACCAAAATGGGGCCGCTTTCTCTAGACCCTTCCTTAGCTTTGGGGGAGTATCGGAGGCTAACTGAAACAGAAAGAGAACAACTCCTGCAAATTAAGAAAGATTAA
- a CDS encoding DeoR family transcriptional regulator: MNSSTDRMLNRVKDVYLFIKEKGGTVTTQELVEAFDMTPRTIQRDLNILTYNKLVKSPSRGIWTLTDKKVKVS, encoded by the coding sequence TTGAACTCTTCTACTGACCGAATGTTGAATCGCGTAAAAGATGTTTACCTCTTTATTAAAGAAAAGGGAGGGACCGTTACGACTCAAGAATTGGTTGAAGCGTTCGATATGACCCCGCGCACGATCCAAAGAGACCTCAATATTTTGACGTACAATAAGCTCGTCAAAAGCCCTAGCCGCGGTATTTGGACACTGACAGATAAGAAAGTAAAGGTATCTTAG
- the cysK gene encoding cysteine synthase A, with protein sequence MKRVVNNISELIGDTPLIRLNRLPDPNGATVYAKLEFANPSRSLKDRAAFNMIIEAEKAGHLKPGSTIIEPTSGNTGIGLAMTASARGYRTIIVMPDNSTAERINLLKAYGATVYLTPADEKMPGSIEKAKELIKEIPNSFMPMQFENKANPDAHRKTTAIEIVEAVKEIGKPLKAFVATAGTGGTVTGTGEALKEVFPELTVHVAEPAGSPVLSGGKPGRHKLVGTSPGFIPSVLNLDIIDEIIQITDEQAYEVTRRLAREEGILVGPSSGASVFAAMEVAKRLPKDSMVVCMTCDTGERYLSGDLFLYD encoded by the coding sequence ATGAAACGTGTTGTAAATAATATTTCTGAACTTATAGGGGATACCCCGCTGATCCGTCTTAATCGCTTACCGGATCCCAATGGCGCAACAGTCTATGCGAAGCTGGAATTTGCTAATCCTAGCCGCAGCCTAAAGGACCGCGCTGCTTTTAATATGATTATTGAAGCAGAGAAGGCCGGACATCTAAAACCAGGTTCCACCATTATAGAACCAACGTCTGGAAACACCGGAATCGGCCTCGCCATGACAGCATCCGCTCGAGGCTACAGGACGATTATTGTCATGCCTGATAATAGTACTGCAGAACGAATCAATCTGCTTAAAGCCTACGGTGCAACCGTGTATCTTACACCTGCTGATGAGAAAATGCCAGGTTCGATCGAGAAAGCAAAGGAATTAATTAAAGAAATACCGAACAGCTTTATGCCCATGCAGTTCGAAAACAAAGCGAATCCCGATGCCCATCGAAAAACAACCGCTATCGAGATTGTAGAAGCTGTAAAGGAAATTGGAAAGCCTTTAAAAGCATTTGTAGCAACAGCCGGAACAGGAGGAACCGTTACCGGAACGGGTGAAGCCCTTAAAGAAGTGTTCCCTGAGCTTACGGTTCACGTCGCTGAACCTGCTGGCTCCCCTGTTCTGTCCGGCGGAAAGCCTGGCCGGCACAAACTCGTTGGGACAAGCCCCGGCTTTATTCCATCCGTCCTTAATCTTGATATCATTGATGAAATTATTCAAATTACAGATGAACAAGCTTATGAGGTGACTCGTCGACTTGCCCGTGAAGAAGGCATTTTAGTGGGTCCTTCCTCTGGTGCATCTGTCTTTGCGGCAATGGAAGTCGCCAAACGTCTTCCCAAAGACAGCATGGTTGTCTGTATGACCTGTGATACAGGCGAACGCTATCTGTCTGGAGACTTATTCTTATATGACTGA
- the thpR gene encoding RNA 2',3'-cyclic phosphodiesterase — MSTLKHYFIAVPIPKLIKKVLAEWSDQLKELPFDYKEWVYEADFHVTLKFLGGVSEEQVKALSDDLHQLTRSFSTFKMKGKGAGTFGRTDAPRVLWASTESDPELFDWQKQIDKLCTSHGFHAENRPYRPHITIAKKWRGGALQLDRLPAPPLSFLKEWIVDHIVLYTVRPSELPKYQRVETFPFGSGVKGKS, encoded by the coding sequence ATGTCAACTTTAAAACATTACTTTATAGCCGTTCCCATTCCAAAATTAATCAAGAAAGTCCTTGCCGAGTGGTCGGATCAATTAAAAGAACTTCCTTTTGATTATAAAGAATGGGTCTATGAAGCTGACTTTCATGTGACCTTGAAATTTTTGGGCGGTGTTTCCGAGGAGCAAGTAAAGGCGCTATCGGATGATCTTCATCAACTAACGCGGTCTTTTTCAACTTTTAAAATGAAAGGGAAGGGGGCGGGCACCTTTGGACGAACCGATGCACCAAGAGTATTATGGGCGAGTACGGAAAGTGACCCTGAGCTTTTTGACTGGCAAAAGCAAATTGATAAGCTGTGCACAAGCCATGGGTTTCATGCGGAAAACCGTCCATATCGACCTCATATTACAATTGCCAAAAAATGGCGAGGTGGGGCGCTTCAGTTAGATCGTCTGCCTGCACCGCCACTATCCTTTTTAAAAGAATGGATCGTGGACCACATTGTACTCTATACGGTCAGGCCGTCTGAACTCCCCAAATATCAACGCGTTGAAACTTTTCCGTTTGGTAGCGGTGTCAAAGGAAAAAGTTGA
- a CDS encoding phosphotransferase family protein has protein sequence MFDNEDWVITSAGGVTGEAYLAQSEQKKLFLKRNSSPFLAVLSAEGIVPKLLWTKRLENGDVISAQRWLEGRELKAHEMKSERVAKLLKKIHQSEPLVFMLARLGKEAVTPQHFLNNIMDKAVSFNDWVPIKQALAFLTRTKEKVKTHYKRVCHSDINHNNWLLDEDDQLYLVDWDQAIIADPALDLALILYWYIDEADWESWLKGYGWTLTPDLQLRMHWYMVAQTLIFFFYHYPRNKKEAEFYLNNLIHYNQHSSRF, from the coding sequence GTGTTTGATAATGAAGATTGGGTCATTACGTCAGCAGGTGGTGTGACGGGTGAAGCTTACTTAGCTCAATCTGAACAAAAGAAGCTTTTCTTAAAACGCAACTCATCTCCTTTCTTGGCAGTATTATCTGCAGAGGGTATTGTACCGAAGCTGTTGTGGACAAAGCGTTTGGAAAACGGTGATGTCATCTCAGCCCAAAGATGGCTAGAAGGACGCGAATTAAAAGCTCACGAGATGAAGTCAGAACGTGTTGCCAAACTCTTGAAAAAGATTCACCAATCCGAGCCGCTCGTTTTTATGCTCGCGAGATTGGGAAAAGAGGCAGTGACCCCGCAGCACTTTTTAAATAATATTATGGACAAAGCCGTTTCCTTTAATGATTGGGTACCCATTAAGCAAGCACTTGCTTTTTTAACCCGAACGAAGGAAAAGGTTAAAACCCATTATAAACGTGTCTGTCATTCAGACATTAATCATAATAATTGGCTGCTTGATGAAGACGACCAGCTTTATTTAGTGGATTGGGATCAAGCGATTATTGCCGATCCAGCTCTTGATTTAGCACTTATCCTGTATTGGTACATTGATGAAGCGGATTGGGAATCATGGTTAAAAGGGTATGGCTGGACCTTAACGCCTGATTTGCAGCTGCGCATGCATTGGTATATGGTTGCACAAACCTTAATTTTCTTTTTTTATCATTATCCGCGCAACAAGAAAGAAGCGGAGTTTTATTTAAACAACTTGATTCACTATAACCAACATTCAAGTCGTTTCTAG
- a CDS encoding YtzH-like family protein, which yields MGLSAEDQKRLILDILKAHQSDQTTRRNELEQLNRLTAQLLNQTHSETPVQHLNALQTYCEQESINADGASMTSSEELDSLIQAFETT from the coding sequence ATGGGACTCTCAGCAGAAGATCAAAAACGACTCATTTTAGATATTCTTAAAGCCCATCAGTCCGATCAAACGACGAGGCGAAATGAGCTTGAACAATTAAATCGATTAACTGCTCAGCTTCTGAATCAGACCCATTCTGAAACGCCGGTCCAACATTTAAATGCTCTTCAAACCTATTGTGAGCAGGAGAGTATAAATGCGGACGGAGCGTCTATGACTTCAAGCGAAGAATTAGACTCGCTCATTCAAGCGTTCGAGACAACTTAA
- the trmB gene encoding tRNA (guanosine(46)-N7)-methyltransferase TrmB — protein MRVRHKPWAKDKIEAHPNWVISDPASMKGSWQKVFPVEQPLHIEVGMGKGQFITGMAKKHPDVNFIGMEFQGSVLVEALDKLLETPLENVRLLHNNAKDLAEYFAEGEVEVIYLNFSDPWPKKRHEKRRLTYSSFLETYKTLLSKEGHIELKTDNQGLFEYSLESFSDHGFIIRNVSLDLHGTGDLSIVKTEYEEKFSNKGQRIYRCEAWPK, from the coding sequence ATGCGTGTCAGACATAAACCTTGGGCAAAGGATAAGATTGAAGCCCACCCGAATTGGGTCATATCGGATCCTGCATCCATGAAAGGCAGTTGGCAAAAGGTGTTTCCTGTTGAACAGCCTCTTCATATTGAGGTTGGAATGGGAAAGGGGCAATTTATAACAGGGATGGCAAAGAAGCATCCTGATGTTAATTTTATTGGGATGGAGTTTCAGGGAAGTGTTCTTGTCGAGGCATTGGACAAATTGTTAGAAACGCCTCTTGAGAATGTCCGCTTGCTTCATAATAATGCCAAAGATTTGGCTGAATACTTTGCTGAGGGTGAAGTGGAGGTCATTTACCTTAATTTTTCAGATCCTTGGCCAAAAAAACGGCATGAAAAGCGCCGTTTGACTTATTCGAGTTTTTTGGAGACGTATAAGACGCTGCTTTCTAAAGAAGGTCATATCGAGCTGAAGACCGATAATCAAGGTCTCTTTGAATATTCATTAGAAAGCTTTTCTGATCATGGTTTTATCATTAGGAATGTCAGCCTGGATTTGCACGGTACGGGAGATCTGTCTATTGTTAAGACCGAATACGAAGAGAAGTTCTCTAATAAGGGACAACGGATCTACCGATGTGAGGCTTGGCCTAAGTAA
- a CDS encoding PepSY domain-containing protein — MTKWSKVGIAFAIGFAGGYLLQKSLTKDRLAPEEALKKVKKQINKQINIDGSWIYQHTEEWDGNQVPQKVYRGGITERKGEALKHYDFIVDSETGALLELTPQT; from the coding sequence GTGACTAAATGGTCAAAAGTTGGAATAGCCTTTGCTATTGGATTCGCAGGCGGTTATCTTTTGCAAAAATCATTAACTAAAGACAGATTAGCACCAGAAGAAGCCCTTAAGAAAGTAAAAAAACAAATCAATAAACAGATTAACATAGACGGTTCTTGGATTTATCAACACACTGAGGAATGGGACGGCAATCAAGTCCCGCAAAAAGTCTACCGCGGCGGTATAACCGAACGAAAAGGGGAAGCTTTAAAGCATTATGATTTTATTGTAGATTCAGAAACTGGAGCGTTGCTGGAACTGACACCGCAAACGTGA
- a CDS encoding M42 family metallopeptidase has protein sequence MNQETLALFRTLTELPGASGFEHQVRSFMREELTKVSDEIVQDNLGSIFGLKKGPEGSPTVMVAGHMDEVGFMVTQITKNGMLRFQPLGGWWSQVLLAQRVQIMTDNGPITGVIGSIPPHLLEDSVRNKPMDIKNMLIDIGADDKEDAERIGVRPGQFIVPICPFTPLANEKKILAKAWDNRYGCGLSIELLRALKDETLPNTLYSGATVQEEVGLRGAQTASTMIKPDLFFALDASPANDASGDEEAFGQLGQGTLLRIFDRTMVTHKGMREFILDTAETHDIPYQYFVSAGGTDAGRVHTNLNGIPSAVIGICSRYIHTSASMIHVDDYAAAKALLIELVKSSDKSTVDSIRGQQF, from the coding sequence GTGAATCAAGAAACGTTAGCTTTATTTCGAACATTGACTGAGCTTCCAGGAGCATCTGGTTTCGAACATCAGGTGCGCTCCTTTATGAGAGAGGAATTAACAAAGGTTTCGGATGAGATCGTTCAGGACAACTTAGGGAGTATTTTTGGTTTGAAGAAGGGACCTGAAGGAAGTCCAACTGTGATGGTCGCTGGACATATGGATGAAGTTGGCTTTATGGTGACCCAGATTACAAAAAATGGGATGCTGCGTTTTCAACCGCTTGGCGGGTGGTGGAGTCAGGTCTTGCTCGCGCAACGTGTTCAGATCATGACGGATAATGGGCCTATTACGGGTGTCATCGGCTCGATTCCTCCTCACCTTTTAGAGGATTCTGTCAGGAATAAGCCGATGGATATCAAAAATATGTTGATTGATATCGGTGCCGACGATAAAGAGGATGCCGAGCGAATCGGGGTGCGTCCGGGACAATTTATCGTGCCCATTTGTCCTTTTACACCGCTAGCTAATGAGAAGAAGATTTTAGCAAAGGCTTGGGACAACCGTTATGGCTGCGGTCTTTCAATTGAGCTGTTACGGGCATTAAAGGATGAGACCTTACCGAATACGCTCTACTCAGGGGCAACCGTGCAAGAAGAGGTTGGACTAAGAGGGGCGCAAACCGCTTCAACTATGATTAAACCGGATCTCTTTTTTGCACTTGATGCTTCACCGGCTAATGATGCTTCAGGAGATGAAGAAGCGTTTGGCCAGCTTGGACAAGGAACGCTTTTGCGTATTTTTGACCGGACAATGGTGACCCATAAAGGCATGCGTGAATTCATTCTTGATACGGCTGAAACCCATGATATCCCTTATCAATATTTTGTATCAGCAGGTGGAACCGATGCAGGACGTGTTCATACTAATTTAAATGGGATTCCATCCGCTGTAATTGGAATTTGCTCAAGATATATTCATACATCGGCTTCCATGATTCATGTTGACGATTATGCGGCTGCAAAAGCTCTTTTGATTGAGCTTGTCAAATCATCAGACAAGTCAACGGTTGACTCGATCCGAGGCCAACAATTTTAA
- a CDS encoding DUF84 family protein, whose translation MIISVGSQNQAKLNSVRASCPEGSTVLSVDVPSEVSNQPIGDEETLQGAINRARNALKACEQAEAGIGLEGGVMWIGPTLYLCNWGAMVTADNQLFTAGGARIPLPDLVVKGLEEGKELGDVMDEYAHSIGTRQHQGAIGILTQGAVTRLDMFTHVTKLLFSQSRH comes from the coding sequence ATGATTATTAGTGTAGGAAGTCAGAACCAAGCCAAACTTAATTCAGTGAGGGCGTCTTGTCCAGAAGGAAGTACGGTGCTAAGTGTTGATGTCCCATCTGAGGTGTCCAATCAGCCTATTGGTGACGAAGAAACGCTACAAGGTGCGATTAATCGAGCTCGAAATGCGCTTAAGGCCTGTGAACAGGCTGAGGCTGGAATCGGTTTAGAAGGTGGGGTCATGTGGATAGGGCCTACACTCTATTTATGTAACTGGGGGGCAATGGTCACCGCAGACAACCAACTTTTTACAGCAGGTGGAGCTCGCATTCCGCTTCCTGATCTGGTTGTTAAAGGATTAGAAGAAGGAAAAGAGCTTGGAGACGTGATGGATGAGTATGCTCATTCAATCGGCACTCGTCAGCATCAAGGAGCAATTGGTATTTTAACACAGGGTGCTGTCACACGCTTGGATATGTTTACTCATGTAACAAAACTGCTGTTTTCTCAGAGCAGACACTAA